One genomic region from Dehalobacter restrictus DSM 9455 encodes:
- a CDS encoding SanA/YdcF family protein: MKKRLRIRIQYLIGCLLAISVVLIISMLIINHYVERVGTKYICDVDHVPEVDAVLVLGAYVLPDGTASSMLADRLTVGYELYQQGKAPKILVSGDHGRTDYDEVNAMKRFLKEKGVAGQNIFMDHAGFSTYESLYRARDIFLVKRVIIVTQEYHLKRAVFVARSLGLEAYGVASDRHDYGQAMAYYQLRELLARNKDFLWAKIIKPKPTYLGDVIPVFGDGGATDD; the protein is encoded by the coding sequence ATGAAGAAGCGCTTGAGAATACGTATTCAATATCTGATTGGCTGCCTCCTGGCGATATCGGTTGTTCTGATTATTTCTATGCTGATCATTAATCACTATGTGGAACGGGTTGGTACGAAATACATCTGCGATGTGGATCATGTACCTGAGGTTGACGCAGTCCTGGTGTTAGGTGCCTATGTTTTGCCGGATGGAACTGCTTCATCCATGCTTGCCGACCGCTTGACCGTCGGTTATGAGCTTTACCAGCAAGGCAAGGCTCCCAAAATTCTTGTGAGCGGTGATCATGGCCGAACAGATTATGATGAAGTTAATGCTATGAAGAGGTTCCTGAAGGAGAAAGGGGTCGCGGGTCAGAATATCTTTATGGATCACGCGGGCTTTAGCACATATGAAAGCTTATATCGAGCGAGAGATATATTCCTTGTCAAAAGAGTCATCATCGTGACTCAGGAATATCATTTAAAACGGGCAGTCTTTGTCGCCAGGTCTTTAGGGCTTGAAGCTTATGGCGTTGCCTCAGACCGGCATGATTACGGACAGGCAATGGCCTACTATCAGCTCAGGGAACTTTTAGCCCGAAATAAAGACTTCCTATGGGCTAAAATTATTAAGCCCAAGCCGACCTATTTAGGGGATGTAATACCGGTATTTGGAGATGGCGGAGCTACTGACGATTAA